In the genome of Candidatus Microbacterium phytovorans, one region contains:
- a CDS encoding WYL domain-containing protein — MATESTRIAPEERLVNLVVALLATEQGLTKDTILTSVSGYREQSEAGAGKDALEKMFERDKENLRGLGVPIETIGDFADPDDLREARYRIPTSEYELPVDIDFTSAELAVLNLAGGVWSESSMSSQARSGLRKIRALGNEVDAPIIGYSPRISLHEPAFAPLQRAIEQAREAEFDYLKPGGGAAMRRRVRPLALLEYEGRWHVYGFDRDQDAMRTFLLSRISSAVQVTKRGFDPALREGAGEQALRGLQEVAARQRALVEVAPGTEAALRLERRAVAGSEDAPRQGILVPFVDVHVFADELASYGPEVRVVEPAELREQVIVRLERTVATHRDGDAS; from the coding sequence GTGGCCACCGAATCGACGCGCATCGCACCCGAGGAGCGGCTGGTCAACCTCGTCGTCGCCCTCTTGGCGACCGAACAGGGGCTGACGAAAGACACGATCCTCACCTCCGTCTCGGGGTATCGGGAGCAGAGCGAGGCCGGAGCGGGCAAGGACGCGCTCGAGAAGATGTTCGAGCGCGACAAGGAGAACCTCCGTGGTCTCGGCGTCCCGATCGAGACGATCGGCGATTTCGCCGATCCCGACGACCTCCGCGAGGCGCGCTACCGCATCCCGACGAGTGAGTATGAGCTGCCGGTGGACATCGACTTCACCTCCGCCGAGCTGGCGGTGCTGAATCTCGCCGGAGGCGTCTGGAGCGAGAGCTCCATGTCGTCCCAAGCCCGTAGTGGCTTGCGCAAGATCCGTGCTCTCGGCAACGAGGTTGACGCGCCCATCATCGGGTACTCGCCGCGCATCAGCCTGCATGAGCCGGCGTTCGCCCCGCTGCAGCGCGCCATCGAGCAGGCGCGCGAGGCGGAGTTCGACTATCTGAAGCCCGGCGGAGGCGCCGCGATGCGTCGTCGCGTGCGCCCGCTGGCGCTGCTGGAGTACGAGGGGCGTTGGCACGTGTACGGCTTCGATCGCGACCAGGATGCCATGCGCACCTTCCTTCTGTCGCGCATCTCGTCCGCCGTCCAGGTCACCAAGCGCGGTTTCGATCCCGCGCTGCGCGAGGGCGCGGGGGAGCAGGCGCTTCGGGGACTCCAGGAGGTGGCGGCTCGGCAGCGGGCGCTCGTGGAGGTCGCACCCGGCACGGAGGCTGCGCTGCGGCTGGAGCGCCGTGCGGTCGCCGGCTCCGAGGACGCCCCCCGACAGGGCATCCTCGTGCCTTTCGTCGACGTGCACGTGTTCGCCGACGAACTGGCCTCCTACGGTCCGGAGGTTCGGGTCGTGGAACCTGCGGAGCTGCGTGAGCAGGTCATCGTGCGTTTGGAGCGCACGGTGGCGACCCATCGAGACGGAGACGCTTCATGA